The Natrinema saccharevitans genome includes the window GGGAACGGATCGCCGAGACGAAGACGCCCGACTCGGTGCGTGGCTGGCTCGAGGCGCTGCGCCCGGCCTTCGCCGAGGACCTGCCCCGCGAGGACGTCCGGTACCTCCTCGAGCGACTGCTGTACCTGCTGACGGCCTGCCGGAAGCGACGCGAGGAGGAACTCGACGACGTCTCGTGGTGGGAGTTCATCGACGCCGAGAACCGCTCGCCGGAGTTTCGGGACCGGCTCGCCTACGCCACGCAGTCGCTGGTCGCGCTCCGGCCGCAGGTCGGCAGCGCCCGGACCGTCGGCACGATCTACCTGCAGTTGCTGTTCGGTCAGCTCGATCCCACCGCGCCGACCGAGCGGATCCTGAACGCGCCGACGAACGAGGCCTGGATCGATCCCTGGATCCGTCACCTCGAGTCGCTGGGCGTCGAGTTTCGGCCGGGGACGCCCGTACGGGCCCTCGAGTTCGACGGCCGGCGGATCACGGGGGCCACGCTGGCCGACGGAGAGCGGGTCGCGGCCGACGACTACGTGCTGGCGGTGCCGGTCGAAGTCGCCCCCGAGTTCGTCACGCCCCGGCTGCGCCGGGCCGCGCCGGAACTGGGCCGGATCGAGCGCCTCGAGACGGCCTGGATGAACGGGATCCAGTTCTACCTCACCGAGGACGTCGAACTGACGCGTGGCCACCAGGTCTACGCGGACGCCCCGTGGGCGCTGACCTCGATCTCCCAGCGGCAGTTCTGGACCGACGACGCCCTCGCGGGGCGCGGCCCCGACGGGGTCGAGGGCGTCCTCTCGGTGATCGCCTCCGACTGGGACACGCCGGGAATCGTCCACGAGAAGCCCGCGAGGGAGTGTACCCGCGAGGAGATCGCCGCGGAGGTCTGGGCGCAGCTGAAAGCGCACCTGAACGGCCCCGACGAGCGGCTGCGGGACGACCACCTCGTCGACTGGTTCCTCGATCCCTCGATCGTCGAAACGGAAGAGGGGGTGGAGAACCGGTCGCCGCTCCTTATCAACACCGTCGGCTCGCTCCGGAACCGGCCGCCGGCCGACGTCGGCGTCCGAAACCTCGCGCTGGCCAGCGACTACGTGCGGACGAACTCGGATCTGGCCTCGATGGAGTCGGCCAACGAGGCCGGCCGACGGGCGGCAAACGCCGTCCTCGACCGACGCGGTGCCCGCTGCTCGCGGGCGCAGGTCTGGGACCTCGAGGAGCCGGGCGTGTTCGAACCGTTCAAGCGACAGGACCGGGTCCGGTACCGGCTCGGGCTCCCCCACCCGGCCGCGGTGACCCAGTCGCTACGGGGTGTGACCAGGCGGCTCGGCGAGCGAATCTGACGTCTCGAGCCCCGTCGCTATCCGGGTCGCAGCCCTTAACAGTCGCCGTCGCCAATTCCTGACAATGACTGACCGAGACGACGATCGCGACCATCAGTTCTCCGAGGGCGAGGGCTTCGGCGATCCCTACGAGGAGTTCGATCTGGATCCGCCGGAACTCGGCGTCGATCCCTCGAAGGTCGACCCCGTCGACTCCCGCGTCGTCACCGATACGCTGGACGAACACAACATCGATTCGGACGACGTCGACGCCACCGAACTGCTCGACGTCGGACTGAACTACATGCAGATCAACCGCTACGAGCAGGCCACCGAGGCCTTCGAGCGGACCGCTCGCTACGCCGAGGACGACCGTCTCGAGCAGGAGGCCTGGGTCAACAAGGGCGTCGCCCACGCCGAACTCGAGGAGTACGACGAGGCGATCGGGGCCCACCGCGAGGCGCTGCGGATCGACGACGAGAGCGAACACGCCGCCACCGCGGAGACGAACCTCGCCTACGCGCTCTGGGAGTTCGGCGAGACCACCGAGGCGCTCGAACACGCCGAACGCGCCATCGAGATCGACGAACGCTTCGCCGCCGGCTGGTTCAACCGCGCGTTCTTCCTCTCGGAGCGCGGCCTCTCCGAGGAGGCGCTGCACTGCATCGACAACGCGATCCGGCTGGGCCTGCGCAACGCGAAGGTCTTAGAGGAGAAAGCGGAGATTCTCGAGGAACTCGGCGAGTTCGATCAGGCCGAGGAGATCGCCGAGGAGGCGAACGAGATGCGCGAGCGGGCCGAACAGGAGATGATGGACGACCGCAAGGAAACCCTCGGCGGGGGCCAGGGCGGCCCCGGCGGCATGGGTGCCGGACCGGGAGCCGGCGGCCAGCCCGGACTCGGAACCGGCCGGCAGTCGCGACCCCAGCAGGGCGACTTCGGCCTCGAGGGCCTGGGACTCGGTGACCTCGGCACCGACGACGAGGACGAGGACCGCGAGTGGGAACTCGAGTGATCGGATGATCGTCAACGAACGACAGACCCAGGAGGGGCTGCTGGTGGCCGTCTGTGACGAGGACGTTCTGGGCGAGACCTTCGAGGAGGGCGATCTCTCGCTGACCGTCACCGAGGAGTTCTACGGCGGCGACGTAGTCGAGGAGCGCGCGGTCGTCGAGAGCCTCGCGCAGGCCGACGTGGCAAACATCGTCGGCACCCGCGCCGTCGAACTCGCCGTCGAGGAGGGCTTCATCGACGAGGCGAACGTCCTCGAGGTCGGGGCGACGCTGCACGCGCAGTTGCTGCGGATGCAGTAGGGCGCTCGAGCGGACGTCGGCAGGGATCGAGCGTCAGCGGGGAATTTCTGACGGCACGTCGTCGGTAGAGTCGTCGGCTCGAGCGCTCAGAGATCGGCGCGGCCGAACCGGTAGTAGCCGATCGCGACGGGCACGGCCAGCCAGGCGAGCATGACGACGACGCCGAACCAGTCCTGCAGATAGAACGGTGCGTCGCCCGGAAACCGCTCGGCGGGGGTCAGCTGATAGGCCTCCGGCGACTGCAGACCGTACTGGAACTGGAAGGGGTAGATCGTCCCCTCGACGACGCTGCTGGCCAGATTGGTGTACGCGAAGATGGGGTTGAACTGCTCGAGCAGGAGGTACCACGTCTCGGCCTCGATCGGCGGCCCCTCGTCGTAGAGCAGGTAGTAGGGGCCGGCGGTGAGCAGTTCCCAGAGCGCGACGAACACCATGTAGAGTCCGACGACGACGGCCATGGACTTGCCCCGCGAGGAGACGGCCGCGGAGACGCCGACCGCGAGTCCGACGAACGTCGTCCCGAACAGCAGGGAGACGGCGGCAAAGCCCAGCCAGTCGGCGAACGGTACCGAGCCGAAGAGGACGGCCCCGAGG containing:
- a CDS encoding DUF424 domain-containing protein, which translates into the protein MIVNERQTQEGLLVAVCDEDVLGETFEEGDLSLTVTEEFYGGDVVEERAVVESLAQADVANIVGTRAVELAVEEGFIDEANVLEVGATLHAQLLRMQ
- a CDS encoding tetratricopeptide repeat protein: MTDRDDDRDHQFSEGEGFGDPYEEFDLDPPELGVDPSKVDPVDSRVVTDTLDEHNIDSDDVDATELLDVGLNYMQINRYEQATEAFERTARYAEDDRLEQEAWVNKGVAHAELEEYDEAIGAHREALRIDDESEHAATAETNLAYALWEFGETTEALEHAERAIEIDERFAAGWFNRAFFLSERGLSEEALHCIDNAIRLGLRNAKVLEEKAEILEELGEFDQAEEIAEEANEMRERAEQEMMDDRKETLGGGQGGPGGMGAGPGAGGQPGLGTGRQSRPQQGDFGLEGLGLGDLGTDDEDEDREWELE
- a CDS encoding ABC transporter permease, translated to MTTHIPSVARKEFDDAGRSKLLWSLIGLLVGLVVIGYTAIWYTTDDVTAAEVLNFLGLPLQVIIPVAALIAGYMAVVGERRSGSIKLLLGLPPNRTDVVFGKLLGRTAVVGVAVGLAFLASLVLGAVLFGSVPFADWLGFAAVSLLFGTTFVGLAVGVSAAVSSRGKSMAVVVGLYMVFVALWELLTAGPYYLLYDEGPPIEAETWYLLLEQFNPIFAYTNLASSVVEGTIYPFQFQYGLQSPEAYQLTPAERFPGDAPFYLQDWFGVVVMLAWLAVPVAIGYYRFGRADL
- a CDS encoding hydroxysqualene dehydroxylase, translated to MTDVAVLGGGIGGLTAAHELAERGLEVTVFEANDRFGGKARSMPIDDDPNALQGEHGFRFFPAFYRHVVETMERIPDGDGVVADNLVETEATLIASTDGRERIAETKTPDSVRGWLEALRPAFAEDLPREDVRYLLERLLYLLTACRKRREEELDDVSWWEFIDAENRSPEFRDRLAYATQSLVALRPQVGSARTVGTIYLQLLFGQLDPTAPTERILNAPTNEAWIDPWIRHLESLGVEFRPGTPVRALEFDGRRITGATLADGERVAADDYVLAVPVEVAPEFVTPRLRRAAPELGRIERLETAWMNGIQFYLTEDVELTRGHQVYADAPWALTSISQRQFWTDDALAGRGPDGVEGVLSVIASDWDTPGIVHEKPARECTREEIAAEVWAQLKAHLNGPDERLRDDHLVDWFLDPSIVETEEGVENRSPLLINTVGSLRNRPPADVGVRNLALASDYVRTNSDLASMESANEAGRRAANAVLDRRGARCSRAQVWDLEEPGVFEPFKRQDRVRYRLGLPHPAAVTQSLRGVTRRLGERI